GTTGCATACAATTTTAAGTCAGACAGGGCAAACTCAGGCTCAAACTACAACGATGAACGTTACGGTGAGCGCTGGGGTCATTGCGGTTCAAGAAGCTGGTGACGTATTTCTTGCACTGACGCAAGATTTACAAGAAAGGGATCAGCGCGAATCGCAAATTGTAAATGAAGTCAACCAAATTGGAGAGAAGGCTACCTTGACAGATCAGCAAGTGCGTGCAGTCGTGGATGCTGTTTCTAAGCAAACAGACGCGACTCAAGCGGTAGCTGCGTCAAGTGAAGAACAACTAGCTTCGCTTGAAGAAGTATCTTCTAGTGTTGAATCGTTGACAAATGTGGCAGAGCAATTGTCAGCTAAGATTGCTTCGTTCACTCTTGCTTAAAGAAAATACTTGCGTAAATATGTACATTTATATTGCCAGGGGACGGAGTTGGTTTTGCCACAATTAACTACGTATACGGTGCGTAAACAAAATCAAAAATTGTAGCTATAACTCACGTAGGCACAGTATGTATTTAATCGTTCTACGGTACATGGGCCAGTAATTTGTCACGGTATTGATTATTACATCATTCAACTTGACGTGCCAAATAGCGGAGAATTGCCAGCGTGTCGTTTTTAGGATTTCTCTGATAGAGAAAAGGAAACTTTCCTCAGAAAAGCATATAGAATAATTAGGATCTCATTGTAAGAGTCGCATTTCAAGGGTCGTTAGCGGTGATTGACAACATTTGCACCCTGGTCTGTTGAATTAGTAGCAGAAGATCACCAAGGGTATCATCACCTGTATTTGACAGAGAGTATATTTGCACCAGATCAATATCATTCCGTAGTGGTTCAGGGTACATGATTGCTCTTATAACCTCTGTCTGTTTTGTGACTTCTATCTCGATTGTACAGGTGTCTTTTTAGGGTATTGGAACGCCTTGATTATTCTCATAGAGCGACTTTTTCAAATGATGAAGTTAATGCTAAAGGTGCTACAAAAGAAGCGATACAAGCGTTAAGTAAGCTAAAAGAAGTTATTTTTGTTCTTAGATTAAGTAGATAGATATTCGTATTGTATTTAAAATAAAAATGAATAGGAGTGATTGAATATTGTGGACCATAGCTCGAAAATTAACCGTTGCGTGGATTCTATTAGCCGTTGTTGTTCTACTTGGGAGTTCAGTGACTCTCCATATGAGTCAAGAAACGAAAGCAAATATTGAGAAATTAAAGAATCAACAACTACAACTCTTAAATATTTCAAATAACGGATTTATAGGTTTTTTAAATATGGATGATCAATCCAATATGTTGGTTGGCCTCGAGGGTACGAAGTTTTCAGGAGCACTATATACTCAAACATTGCAACAAATCATACAAGGTGAAAGTCAACTGAATCAATCGTTGCATGACATGGCGGCACTCCCCTATTTGACAACCAATGAACAGCATCTCATCCATGAGGCCATGACAGCTGCCAGTGGTTATGAACACTATTGGCATATCGTTCATCAAAACAATCAAACCGATCATGCTTTAGCTGCAACCACAATGTACGTGACAAATAGTAATGTATCCAATTTGCTGACAACTGATTTACAAACGATTAGTTCGTTAGCACAAAACAACATCTCAAAATTCGTCCAGAGGACCATCAATGAATCTGCGATGGTTACTGATCTTGCAGAACTATTACTCATCATAACGGTTCTTGCTAGCGTAGGGAGTCTCGTGTACATTCGTCTTCTCGTACGTCCCATTGCCTATCTATCGGAAGAAGCTAATCTTATGGGGAAAGGTGATTTTTCAGATCGTCCACAGAAATTTAAACGCAAAGATGATCTGGGTCTTCTGTCCACCGATTTACATACTATGGCTAGCGAAATGCGACAAATGATCCGTGGGATTCAAGATACAGCGATGCAATTAACGGCTTCCTCTCAAGAATTCACAGCCAGTGCTCAAGAAACAGCGAAAGCAGTAGAAGAATCAACCATTCATGTGCAAAAAGTAGCTGAAGGTGCCAATGAGCAACAACTTCAGGCTGAAGCTGCGCTACAAAAATCATTAGCTACAGCTCATGAGATGGTGACGATGGCTACGATCACCGACACGCTAGCTAAAGAATCTCTCGACCATGTGGATAAAGCTAATGCGGGTAAACACAATGCAGATGTTGCCGCTCACCAAATGAGAACGATTCGCGATGAGGTTGCAGCCATTGCTGTCACGATGACTCAGCTTGAAACAGATGCTAGTACCATCATGTCTACCATGGATGTGATTCAAGACATTGCTGAGCAAACGAATTTACTGGCCTTAAATGCAGCTATTGAAGCAGCACGAGCCGGTGATGCAGGCAGAGGATTCTCTGTGGTGGCAGAAGAGGTAAGAAAACTAGCCGATCAATCTCGAAAAGCGGCTCAATCGATTCATACGCTCATCCTTGCAGTCAATGAGCGAGTCACTAAAACGACAGCTGCTGTGCGCAGTGCAGATGAACATGTAATCCTTTGTACGAATGTCGTAGAAGAATCCAGCATGGCATTTCATACATTTTCTACAACGGCTAACGAACAAGCGCATGAAGCACAAGAAGGTGGAAAAAAAGCGAATTCATTGCGCATGCTTTCCGACGAGTCAACAGAAGCAGTGAAATCGATTGCTCACATTGCCAAGCACACTTCGATCACTGTGTCAGAGATTGCTACACATGCAGAAGAACAGCTGGCAACTATGGAGGAAGTCACAGCAGGTGCCGAAAGTTTAAGCCATTTAGCGGAAACCTTACAGGGCATGATTGAGCAATTTATCGTGTAACAAAAAGGACACGTCATGATTGCATGTAGCTAGGATGTAGAGAACTTGCATCATGGACTCGCCATCCATGCTCAGTCAAATAAAAGATCCAATGTCTTACAGCATGGAATGCCTAGCATTCATCCGATGAATAGGGACATAGAGTGATCGACTTTGGGAGGATGTCATTGGATAATCAGCAAATTTTTCATTTAATTAATGGTGCCATTGAGACCGTGAATGAAGTGATTCCTGTCCCACTTACGCGCCAACAAGCACGTCGCGTGGCTTCTCCACTCCAACAACATGATTTGGGTGTGCTTGTTTCCTTTCTCGGCGATATCAAAGGCCAGCTTATTTATATGTTTTCGAACGAATACGCAAAGCAGTTTAGTAAAGAGATGTTTGAGATGGAACTTGAAGGAGACATGTTAGATTCGTTTGTTGGAGAATTAGGGAATATGCTATCAGGCAATTGGGCTACTCGCATCTCAGCCACGGTGCGAGTAGAGATTGCTCCACCTGTAGTTCTAAAAGGTAGCACGCAATTGAGTACTACAGCAAGTGCATTCCTTGTTCCATTTCTCGGATCATATGGTGAATTTCAAATGTATGTATTGGTGGATAGTTAATAACCATCATACGATTCTTAGGCATGAAGATTTTGTGAATATAGGATCAATCAGAGGGGTGGATATGTATCTATGGCACGAATTTTAGTGGTGGATGATGCTGCATTTATGCGCATGATGGTTAAAACAATGGTGGAAAAAGGAGGTCATCAAGTCGTTGCTGAGGCGCAAAATGGGGAAGAAGCCATTAGTCTATATCAACAGCATAAACCGGACCTAGTGACCATGGATATTACGATGCCTGAAAT
The Sulfoacidibacillus ferrooxidans genome window above contains:
- a CDS encoding methyl-accepting chemotaxis protein — protein: MWTIARKLTVAWILLAVVVLLGSSVTLHMSQETKANIEKLKNQQLQLLNISNNGFIGFLNMDDQSNMLVGLEGTKFSGALYTQTLQQIIQGESQLNQSLHDMAALPYLTTNEQHLIHEAMTAASGYEHYWHIVHQNNQTDHALAATTMYVTNSNVSNLLTTDLQTISSLAQNNISKFVQRTINESAMVTDLAELLLIITVLASVGSLVYIRLLVRPIAYLSEEANLMGKGDFSDRPQKFKRKDDLGLLSTDLHTMASEMRQMIRGIQDTAMQLTASSQEFTASAQETAKAVEESTIHVQKVAEGANEQQLQAEAALQKSLATAHEMVTMATITDTLAKESLDHVDKANAGKHNADVAAHQMRTIRDEVAAIAVTMTQLETDASTIMSTMDVIQDIAEQTNLLALNAAIEAARAGDAGRGFSVVAEEVRKLADQSRKAAQSIHTLILAVNERVTKTTAAVRSADEHVILCTNVVEESSMAFHTFSTTANEQAHEAQEGGKKANSLRMLSDESTEAVKSIAHIAKHTSITVSEIATHAEEQLATMEEVTAGAESLSHLAETLQGMIEQFIV
- a CDS encoding chemotaxis protein CheX, coding for MDNQQIFHLINGAIETVNEVIPVPLTRQQARRVASPLQQHDLGVLVSFLGDIKGQLIYMFSNEYAKQFSKEMFEMELEGDMLDSFVGELGNMLSGNWATRISATVRVEIAPPVVLKGSTQLSTTASAFLVPFLGSYGEFQMYVLVDS